The DNA window AGGATGTTAGAAGAAACAAAGGTGATTCCGCCAGATGCGAAGCCTTTTGATAAGAAGGAATCGGATAGGGGATAATAAGTATAACCCTGTGCGGAAGGAGTGAAACTTATGGCTGACAGGCGGAAACTGGAGTCCGAAGCAGAGAACGAACTGGATGAGCTTAAACAAGAG is part of the Calderihabitans maritimus genome and encodes:
- a CDS encoding small, acid-soluble spore protein, alpha/beta type — its product is MADRRKLESEAENELDELKQEVAKELHLDDDIARRDPR